The sequence CATCGTCTGGGTGCTGACTTCCCGCAACGAGGGCGACCCGCTGGAGAGTGCATTACGGCCCTGTTTCTCCAATCCTTTGAGCCTGCTCGATGTCGCCCCCATGCGCGCACGCGAGGCGGCTGCGCTGGCAGAGCAGTTCGCCGACGTCGATCCCGGCTACCGCGCGCATTGCGTGGAAAAGGCGCAAGGCAATCCGCTGTATCTGACGCAGCTGCTGTCGAATCCGGCCGGCACCGTGCCTGAAAGCCTGAAGCATTTGATACAGGCGCGCCTCGACAGGCTGGAGCCGGAACATCGCCGCGCGCTGTCGATCGCGTCGGTGATCGGCAACCGTTTTGAACTGTCCGCATTGCGGGCGGCGCTGGAACAGGCGGATTACCAGCCGGCGCGCGCGGCGTGCCAGAACCTGATCAAGGAAACCGAAACCGGCTGCTACATGTTCGTGCATGACCTGGTGATGCACTGTATCTACGATGCCATACCGCTTGCCCTGCGCAATAGCTACCATAGTCGCGTGGCCGAGCCGCTGCGCCAGTCCGACCCGACCTTGTACGCCAGGCACCTGGTGCGCGCCAACGACCTCGCCGGCTTCGAAGCCTTGTTGAACGCCATGCGGGAAAAGCTGGGCAGGTATGAGTACGACGAAGCGCTGGAGCTGGCGCAACTGTGCGATGCATTTACCGACCAGGCCGCAGTCAGCTTCAGCCTGGCACTGCTGCGCGCGCGCGCCGCAGCCGGCACCGGCAAGACCACGGCGGCGCAGCAATACTTCCAGCGCGCCCTGCAGCTGGCGGCTCATGCCGATGAGAAAATCGAAGCGGCATTGGGATTGGCGCCCGTGTTGAATACGCTTGACAGGCTGGATGAAGAAGAGCGCGTGCTGGAAGCGGCGCTGCCGCTGGCCAGGGAGGCGCAAGACCACGATGCGCTGGCGCGTCTGTTCCATTTGCAGGGCAATATCTCCTTCCCGCGCGGCGACTATATGCGCGGCCGCAGCCACCATCAGGAAGCCCTGCACTTTTCCCGCATCAGCGAAAACCCGGAAAGCCAGGCTAATGCACTGAGCGGCATCGGCGATTCCTACTACGCCGAAGGCCGCATGCAGACCGCACACGATGTCTTCGATCGCTGTGTGCGGCTGTGTCAAAGAAACGATCTGATGAACGTCATCGCGCCCAGCCGTAGTGCGCGCGGCTCGACCCTGATTTATCTGGGACGGCCGGGGCCGGCCTTGCAAGACGCCATGGATTCGGTGCAGCACGGCCGTACGGTGGGCAATCGCCGCGCAGAGATTTTTTCACGGCTGACCGCCGCTTGGGTACTGGTGGCGACCGCCGCCGATGAGAAAGCCCAGGAACAGTTGTCTACCGCGCTGGACATCGCCCGCAGCATCGGCGCCAGCCGCTTTGAAGCGATCCTGCTGGAAGGCCAGGCGCGCGTCGCCTTCTGGCGCGACGAGCAGGCGCTGGCGCAAGCTTGCATCCTGGAAGCGGCCGAACTGGTGGAGCGTCTGCAATTGCAGCGCTATATCGGTCCATGGATTTGGGGCAGCCTGGCGTTGATCGCCGCCGATCCGGCGATCCGCCAGGAAGCCTTGCGCAAGGGAGAGGCTCAGCTGACGCAGGGCTGCCTTGCGCACAATGCCTTTCGCTTCTACGTCGCCGCCGCCGAAACCTGCCTGATGAGCGGCGACTACGGCAACGCTGGCCGTTACGCGCAGCAAATGTCGACGCTGGCGCAAACCGAGCCCTGCCTCTGGGTCAGTCATCATGTGCAATTGATTGATAGTGCGCTCAGCTGCCTGCAAGACCGCAGCCACGAAAACGTGAGCGGGCTGCAAAAAATTTGCCGTGAATCGGAAAAACTGGGGTTTGCCGCGACCATGCCGCGGCTGGCGCGTAAACTGGGAATGCGGTGACCTGCTTGAATCAGGCAATTTCCGGCTTCATTCTCATCAGGAGTCCCAGCAAGCCAACGTCCATTGGTCCACAGAAGCATCATTTTTGCTATGCTAGCGGCTTTCCACCGGCGGGCGCTACTGCCTGGGCCGCCGGATCCTATTTTCGGAGCAGCACATATGGCCTCGTTGCAAGAGCAATTTTTGAAAGCTGGCCTGGTTGACAAGACTAAAGCCAAACTGGTCAACCAGGACAAGAACAAGCAGAAGAAGGCGGAGCGCCGCAGCGGCACGGTCAGCGTCGATGAAACGCGCCTGGCGGCGCTCGAGACGCAGCGCAAGAATGCCGAGCGCGCACGCGAACTCAACGCCCAGCGCGATGCAGCCGCCACCCAAAAGGCGATCGCGGCGCAAATTACCCAGATGGTGCAGCAGAATCGCCAAAGCCTGGGCAAAGGCGACATCGCCTACAAT comes from Collimonas pratensis and encodes:
- a CDS encoding helix-turn-helix domain-containing protein, with the protein product MSYASLAAAPGAASAVSDGRIVLNAGLLKGMRKERGISQETLAELCFTKQLCVSIASIKRAETGKPVLYRTARHLATIFEVDLGTLVSKPGETGLAAAMPYLPLAFAGSDAALRSNPASDPTPKYPHDVIRYVLELRFELRAAGSVQASGSLALHDELAQLVRQFGGVIDAVHDGRDNPVVVHFGFPHAYRSDSERCLLCALALSGDFVRPGHAIWLRLVRWPGESAEPDHALTNPAHAGHANAPIYVARNLVVQLAARFDFAPAGKEAGAYHRCLRAGAQDGVPEHGLTGRTIEILQFKGVVEATQECQNGHVVYLRGMAGVGKTRLVTAFSGIARDCQFSCHQGEVQDFGMESSYAPLRQLVRSLLGLPAAAGAAQDAALHAALERWKLPAEANIFLQVLASGSCSRQEMAVYAAMSNEARLQGSLRAMQLLLVRLALQQPLLICIEDLHWGDVHLFAALGRLLALTDDAPIVWVLTSRNEGDPLESALRPCFSNPLSLLDVAPMRAREAAALAEQFADVDPGYRAHCVEKAQGNPLYLTQLLSNPAGTVPESLKHLIQARLDRLEPEHRRALSIASVIGNRFELSALRAALEQADYQPARAACQNLIKETETGCYMFVHDLVMHCIYDAIPLALRNSYHSRVAEPLRQSDPTLYARHLVRANDLAGFEALLNAMREKLGRYEYDEALELAQLCDAFTDQAAVSFSLALLRARAAAGTGKTTAAQQYFQRALQLAAHADEKIEAALGLAPVLNTLDRLDEEERVLEAALPLAREAQDHDALARLFHLQGNISFPRGDYMRGRSHHQEALHFSRISENPESQANALSGIGDSYYAEGRMQTAHDVFDRCVRLCQRNDLMNVIAPSRSARGSTLIYLGRPGPALQDAMDSVQHGRTVGNRRAEIFSRLTAAWVLVATAADEKAQEQLSTALDIARSIGASRFEAILLEGQARVAFWRDEQALAQACILEAAELVERLQLQRYIGPWIWGSLALIAADPAIRQEALRKGEAQLTQGCLAHNAFRFYVAAAETCLMSGDYGNAGRYAQQMSTLAQTEPCLWVSHHVQLIDSALSCLQDRSHENVSGLQKICRESEKLGFAATMPRLARKLGMR
- a CDS encoding DUF2058 domain-containing protein; its protein translation is MASLQEQFLKAGLVDKTKAKLVNQDKNKQKKAERRSGTVSVDETRLAALETQRKNAERARELNAQRDAAATQKAIAAQITQMVQQNRQSLGKGDIAYNFTHDKKIERLYVSAAVQGHLIAGRLVIICQGAARDLVPGIIADKIAERDASLVVRVNKTSTEIDADDPYAAFQIPDDLMW